One window of the Salminus brasiliensis chromosome 1, fSalBra1.hap2, whole genome shotgun sequence genome contains the following:
- the topbp1 gene encoding DNA topoisomerase 2-binding protein 1 isoform X2: MSKGSQDAYMVRFVEHNGQIRELGLKAYEAIVELQSEKYVQIIDEETALKLEHNDKSLYVFSDFTSSAFEHCRKLCCRVVSPLVVLFCLQQQRCVPKAEQPVYNMAMADVTVSCTSLDKEARTEVMDLVQLMGGRVYRDLNVSVTHLVAGEVGSKKYLVAANLGKPIVLPTWVKACWEHSQDSLFRYSDLRLEDYICPVLKGCTVCVTGLSTVERKEVQRLCELHGGTYTGQLKMNECTHLIVSEPSGQKYEFARKWNVYCISVHWLFDSIEKGFCQDESRYTVERGEKKKEDKLGRPNTSTPTGSSKCKGDGPSLLGLSHISNVSMNVNETAMTTATMSRIEPADPIDSFDVTVCPADDLLDGFKLYLCGVTGKRLEKLRRLVNTAGGLRFNQPGEELTHIVMGEPDQDVKNFLSKANHRPHVVTVQWLLDSFTRGSLLPEEGYFHPSFLPPAPAEVDMPALRPVAPRSSRPSTIPAPSPSPARQAKAEEDLLSQYMDNDQTVVALPPAPDNNNKTQSSVLQDPGAPGQDSTLADASEGGLFRGKRFLLVGFGPEAEDQLSMLVMENLGKVLVGRFRGVADYAIVPLLGCEVEATVEEVATDTWLAMCVEQQCVLPLASHPLFTPVAVKEGCFPLKECVLSVSQFTGAERESLIQLAKHLGASVQDYFVRTANQRKGMLASTHLVLQTPEGTKYQAAQKWGLPAVTLRWILESARAGKVANESRYLVDLPPSPERTEDSFIGASQKNQAAPVSLQLSPELPLLGPQSSAAVTPLDTGRLQSRAVHSVLRKMKKGGKEEPEATTRAQDEGKGGMQKDGPLQLDTPSRFLSRDKLFGPSFNITDVCDHLKTPGNKPQLGQRTETPLTEVIERNLKAAVANSNRSHMMSLAALTASPQLDKEPEPMVEEKAPAPLNGVVVCVSKKLSKKQSELNATAASLGADFRWACDDSVTHYIYQGKVGDNSKEYRAVKERGLHIVSQHWLQACAEEQKHVSESLYPFTFNPKMSLTLSQVTESTHRSPPPSTPRTKLRALTEEDTRSPMESITDVSTPQYVSVMEPEKEQQQSRTEKKDLTETLEMRESLQRQLQEIMSATKLTSGRRASSRLARVGSGGLDSPRTPESLGRVSRRSRTLEALRMSRQVAMDINTEASQSEQIVWDDPTAREERAKLADNLQWPGSPSQHSDPLTILPPPPIDEPQHVRDSMTDSELVEMAACDVIEEQLRQKVTPPRVNADQRVPKTPEAPSIAFPISKPAVPPEPQTEEEEETEKEVKKVPPRFQLSSLSPQERIDYSHLIEELGGIVLEKQCFDPSCSHIIVGYPLRNEKYLAAMAAGKWILHRSYLEACRAEGCFLPEEDYEWGSRSILDAVPTITSQQKRLALSALRWRKALQGRASKEGAFGGWVVMLNIDHARDAGFRRLLQSGGAKVLPGPSPSLYKETTHLFADFSRLGPNDMRIDVAEAVAQGVKCLRPEYIADYLMQEPSPPMDAYFLPGAPQNGIPGGLDRGQATPSRKRKASGETSTLKKSRIR, encoded by the exons ATGTCCAAAGGAAGCCAGGATGCGTACATGGTGAGGTTTGTTGAGCACAATGGGCAGATACGTGAGCTTGGTCTCAAAGCTTATGAG gCAATAGTAGAACTGCAGTCAGAGAAATATGTGCAGATCATTGATGAGGAGACAGCCCTGAAGTTGGAGCACAATGACAAATCCTTATACGTTTTCAGTGACTTTACCAGCAGTGCATTTGAGCACTGTAGAAAG TTGTGCTGTAGGGTAGTAAGTCCTTTAGTAGTGCTGTTCTGCCTGCAGCAGCAGAGGTGTGTGCCCAAGGCAGAGCAGCCAGTCTACAACATGGCCATGGCTGACGTTACAGTGTCCTGTACCAGTCTGGACAAAGAAGCACGG ACAGAAGTCATGGACTTGGTTCAGCTGATGGGTGGGCGGGTCTACCGAGACCTCAATGTATCAGTCACACACCTGGTGGCAGGCGAAGTGGGCAGTAAGAAGTACCTTGTGGCAGCCAACCTGGGGAAGCCCATTGTACTGCCCACCTGGGTGAAAGCATGCTGGGAACATTCTCAAGACAG tCTGTTTCGGTACTCAGACCTACGGTTGGAGGACTACATTTGTCCTGTGCTCAAAGGCTGCACGGTATGTGTGACTGGTCTGTCCACAGTGGAGCGCAAAGAGGTACAGCGGCTTTGTGAGCTGCATGGAGGCACCTACACTGGGCAGctcaaaatgaatgaatgtactCACCTCATTGTCAGCGAACCCTCAG GTCAGAAGTATGAATTTGCGAGGAAGTGGAACGTATACTGCATTTCTGTACACTGGCTCTTTGACAGTATTGAAAAGGGCTTCTGTCAGGATGAGAGTCGCTACActgtggagagaggagagaagaagaaagaggacAAGCTGGGCAGGCCAAACACTTCCACCCCCACGGGCTCCAGCAAGTGCAAAGGAG ATGGTCCATCGTTACTCGGACTCAGCCATATTTCGAATGTCAGCATGAATGTCAATGAAACGGCCATGACCACGGCAACAATGAGCCGCATAGAACCTGCTGATCCAATCGACTCCTTTGATGTTACGGTCTGTCCAGCAGACGATCTGTTAGATGGTTTTAAG CTTTACCTGTGTGGTGTCACTGGAAAGAGGCTGGAAAAACTGCGCAGACTGGTAAATACTGCAGGAGGCCTGCGCTTCAACCAGCCTGGTGAAGAACTTACACACATAGTGATGGGAGAACCAGACCAGGATGTCAAAAACTTCCTTTCTAAAGCCAATCACAG GCCTCATGTTGTCACAGTGCAGTGGCTGCTGGACAGTTTTACTCGTGGGTCTCTACTTCCAGAAGAGGGATACTTCCAcccctccttcctccctcctGCACCAGCAGAAGTGGACATGCCTGCGCTTCGTCCTGTTGCTCCGCGCTCTTCTAGACCCTCCACTATCCCTGCTCCATCTCCCAGCCCAGCCCGACAGGCCAAGGCTGAGGAAGACCTACTCTCTCAGTATATGGACAATGACCAGACTGTTG TGGCATTGCCTCCAGCCCCAGACAACAATAACAAGACTCAGAGCTCTGTGCTACAAGACCCAGGAGCTCCAGGGCAGGACTCTACCTTGGCGGATGCCTCAGAAGGAGGTCTGTTTAGGGGTAAACGTTTCCTCCTGGTGGGGTTCGGACCAGAAGCGGAAGACCAGCTCTCAATGCTGGTGATGGAGAATTTGGGGAAGGTTCTGGTTGGCCGTTTCAGAGGTGTGGCTGATTATGCCATTGTTCCGCTGCTGGGTTGTGAGGTGGAGGCCACAGTGGAGGAGGTCGCCACTGACACCTGGCTG GCCATGTGTGtggagcagcagtgtgtgttgcCGCTGGCATCTCATCCTCTGTTCACCCCTGTAGCTGTGAAGGAGGGCTGCTTTCCACTCAAAGAGTGTGTGCTGTCAGTCAGCCAGTtcactggagcagagagggagtCTCTCATACAGCTTGCCAAACACCTGGGAGCAAG TGTTCAGGACTACTTTGTGCGCACTGCCAATCAGAGAAAAGGCATGCTGGCCAGCACTCATCTGGTCCTACAGACTCCTGAGGGCACAAAGTACCAAGCAGCACAGAAATGGGGCCTTCCTGCTGTTACCTTGCGCTGGATCCTAGAGTCTGCCAGAGCTGGGAAAGTTGCTAATGAGTCCCGCTACCTGGTTGACCTGCCGCCTTCTCCAG AGCGCACGGAGGACAGTTTCATCGGAGCATCACAGAAAAACCAAGCTGCCCCTGTCTCGTTGCAGCTCTCTCCAGAACTCCCTCTGCTGGGCCCCCAGAGCAGCGCAGCTGTGACACCGCTGGACACTGGTCGCCTGCAAAGCCGTGCTGTCCACTCAGTTCTCCGCAAGATGAAGAAAGGTGGGAAAGAGGAGCCTGAGGCCACCACTCGAGCCCAGGACGAAGGCAAAGGGGGAATGCAGAAAGATGGCCCTCTTCAGCTTGACACGCCATCTCGGTTCCTCAGCAGAGACAAGCTGTTTGGACCCTCCTTTAACATCACG GATGTGTGTGACCATTTGAAAACACCAGGTAATAAGCCTCAGCTGGGTCAGAGGACAGAAACACCCCTGACTGAAGTAATCGAGAGAAATTTAAAGGCTGCTGTTGCAAATAGCAATCGTAGTCACATGATGAGCCTTGCTGCCCTGACTGCAAGTCCTCAGCTGGACAAAGAACCTGAACCTATG GTGGAGGAGAAGGCTCCAGCTCCACTGAATGgagtggtggtgtgtgtgagtaagaaaCTCAGTAAAAAACAAAGTGAGCTAAATGCAACGGCTGCTTCCCTGGGAGCTGATTTCAG ATGGGCCTGTGATGACTCAGTCACTCATTACATCTACCAGGGCAAAGTGGGAGACAACAGCAAAGAATACAGGGCAGTGAAGGAGAGAGGCCTACACATAGTGTCACAGCACTGGCTACAGGCG TGTGCAGAGGAGCAGAAGCATGTATCAGAATCACTTTATCCATTCACATTTAACCCCAAAATGAGTCTGACCCTGAGCCAGGTGACAGAAAGCACCCATAGGTCCCCTCCTCCCTCAACTCCCCGCACCAAACTCCGAGCCCTCACTGAAGAAGACACCCGG AGTCCAATGGAAAGCATCACAGACGTCTCCACTCCTCAGTACGTGAGTGTGATGGAGCCTGaaaaagagcagcagcagagcaggACTGAGAAGAAAG aCCTGACCGAGACTCTGGAGATGAGGGAAAGCTTACAAAGGCAGTTGCAGGAGATAATGTCTGCCACTAAGCTGACCAGTGGCCGGCGAGCCTCCTCTAGATTGGCCCGAGTTGGTTCAGGGGGGCTGGACTCCCCACGCACTCCGGAGAGCCTGGGCAGAGTGAGCAGACGCAGCAGGACACTGGAAGCCTTACG cATGTCACGTCAGGTTGCAATGGACATAAACACAGAGGCATCTCAGAGTGAACAGATCGTCTGGGACGACCCCACagcgagagaagagagagcaaAGCTGGCTGATAATCTGCAGTGGCCTGGAAGCCCTTCTCAGCATTCAGATCCCCTGACCATTCTGCCCCCACCACCTATTGATGAACCACAACATGTCCGAGACTCCATGACCGATTCTGAACTGGTCGAGATGG CTGCTTGTGACGTGATCGAGGAGCAGCTGAGACAGAAAGTGACCCCACCAAGAGTTAATGCTGACCAGCGCGTCCCTAAAACTCCAGAAGCACCCAGTATTGCTTTCCCTATCTCAAAGCCTGCAGTGCCACCTGAGCCACAG actgaagaagaggaggagacaGAAAAGGAAGTGAAGAAAGTGCCCCCTCGGTTCCAGTTGTCCTCCCTTAGCCCACAGGAGCGCATTGACTACAGCCATCTCATAGAAGAGTTGG GTGGCATTGTGCTTGAGAAGCAGTGTTTTGACCCTAGCTGTTCTCACATCATCGTGGGTTACCCTCTGAGGAATGAGAAGTACCTGGCTGCAATGGCTGCAGGCAAATGGATTCTTCACCGCTCATACCTAGAGGCGTGCCGTGCTGAAGGATGTTTCTTACCC GAGGAGGATTATGAGTGGGGTAGCCGCTCTATACTGGATGCTGTTCCCACCATAACCTCACAGCAGAAGAGACTTGCACTGTCTGCCCTGCGCTGGAGGAAAGCTTTACAAGGGCGTGCCAGTAAAGAG GGTGCGTTTGGTGGCTGGGTAGTGATGCTGAATATAGACCATGCCAGAGATGCTGGATTCAGAAGATTATTGCAGTCTGGGGGAGCAAAg GTGTTGCCGggcccctctccctctctgtataAGGAAACCACTCACCTGTTTGCAGACTTTAGCCGGCTGGGTCCAAATGATATGAGGATAGATGTGGCTGAGGCTGTGGCTCAAGGAGTCAAATGTCTCAGGCCAGAGTACATCGCTGACTATCTTATGCAG GAACCTTCACCGCCAATGGATGCATACTTCCTTCCCGGAGCACCTCAAAATGGCATTCCTGGGGGCTTAGACAGGGGCCAGGCCACCCCATCCCGCAAGCGCAAAGCCTCAGGGGAA